From the genome of Cytophagales bacterium WSM2-2:
TTTGGCGATCATATCTTTTTTGTCTGCTGCCAGGGCACCAAGTTCAGTATTTGCCATAGCTGCCGCCTTCTTCAGGTAAGCAAACGCATAAATGATTTCGCGGGGCATGCTCGCTTCAGGGCCGATTTTAAAATTATTACGTGAACGTTCAGTTTGTGCGCCCCAGTATTTGTCGGCTGGTACTTGCACTTCGCCCATGGTATCTTTTTCTATGCGGTAGCTCATGATTTGATTTTTTTTGGAGAAGACAAAATTATAGGAAATATGTAGACTCTCAACTTTTGAAGATTCATTCAAAGATGCCTCAGCCCGGCGACCTGGTCGAGCATCCATCCCGTCAGGCTCATCCGTGTGCGTTCAGTCGGTAAGACCTCATGCTCCAGTTGATCGCTGCGGAAGCAAACCAGTCTACCCGCCACCGGAAAAAAGTCCTGCTGACCTTCATTGGAATAAACACGCAACTGCCCACCCTCATTTTCTTTCCATTCCTCATTGAGGTAGCAAATCACTGACAGCTTCCGGTGATCGTCTTTCTTAAACTGATCCAAATGCCGTTTGTAAAAACTGCCCGGAGGGTAGATCGTCTTGTGCACTTCCGCATCTTTCAGGCTAAGAAACAGGGATTGGTTCAAGTACATTCTCAGTTCCGAAAGTCTTTCCATATAAACCCGGATGGGGGAGGAAGCAGTTGTAGGATCTATCCATTGAATGAAATCACCCCGAATACTCTCATTGATTTGTTTTTCCTGTGCCTGCCCGATGCCTGCTTTTTTGAAGCGTAACAATCCGTTTTGAAATTCGTCCTCCGCAGAAATGGAGCGAACTTCATTCAGATTTAAAAAATCATCCACGACATAAATGCCATTGGAGGCTAATCCATCGGCAATGGCATCAAATTTGGATAGAAGTTTCTCATCCATGCTCAAATGTAAGATCATCTGTTATTTTTGCTGCCCATGAATCTCATCAATAGAAAAATTATTTTTTGCA
Proteins encoded in this window:
- a CDS encoding oxidoreductase; amino-acid sequence: MILHLSMDEKLLSKFDAIADGLASNGIYVVDDFLNLNEVRSISAEDEFQNGLLRFKKAGIGQAQEKQINESIRGDFIQWIDPTTASSPIRVYMERLSELRMYLNQSLFLSLKDAEVHKTIYPPGSFYKRHLDQFKKDDHRKLSVICYLNEEWKENEGGQLRVYSNEGQQDFFPVAGRLVCFRSDQLEHEVLPTERTRMSLTGWMLDQVAGLRHL